Proteins from one Spinacia oleracea cultivar Varoflay unplaced genomic scaffold, BTI_SOV_V1 SOVchr0_033, whole genome shotgun sequence genomic window:
- the LOC110793284 gene encoding uncharacterized protein, with protein sequence MNAPKEPKVKPPAIDAYDGMFDPDVHLLAYQHHMYVQGTTDATWCKYFPSTLKGVASKWFEKLPAGTINTYAELEMLFSARFMAYKEEKKTSMHLGRIQQGKDESLRSYVRRFNLESGQIPDLPGGVAFDNVFRGLKKGSFKFDLVKKSVRTMADTLDEAESFIHATEICSVPKESKGTDATDHPQRKDKSDKKTSCPNGTWAIEKKGYQADRSQGQKRGRPYDKERFEYNTDLYTILLDVSDRYEIDQSFSMKSPVETRDSSLYCKFHCDVGHETKDCKSLRRALDGLAAKGFLKSYLSTSTGGSGKKFYKKSKSPSYRRDGNDTDPEIVAVISGGLAAGGPTMRGQKDYASRGKIATPHDDPLVIELKVENLKVRRTLVDTGSSSNIISTACLSRLEHDPKTIEKIHYPIIGFGGGIIHPQGIITLPLRVGGRHQSKNLNVRFLIVKDLTAYNIILGRPTLNQAKAVVVTHLMLMKYVCDKCQVGTIHGDQQLARDCYLTTLSPEA encoded by the exons ATGAATGCTCCCAAGGAGCCTAAAGTAAAACCACCTGCTATTGACGCCTATGATGGCATGTTTGATCCTGATGTACACCTCTTGGCCTATCAACATCATATGTATGTCCAGGGAACTACTGATGCAacctggtgcaaatacttcccgtcCACTCTGAAAGGCGTTGCCTCCAAATGGTTCGAGAAGTTGCCTGCGGGAACGATCAACACATATGCCGAATTGGAGATGTTATTTTCAGCAAGATTTATGGCTTataaagaagagaaaaagacAAGCATGCATTTGGGTCGAATACAGCAAGGAAAAGATGAATCTTTGCGAAGCTATGTTCGACGTTTCAATTTGGAATCAGGACAGATTCCAGACCTGCCTGGCGGGGTGGCGTTTGATAATGTCTTTAGGGGACTTAAGAAGGGATCCTTTAAGTTCGATTTGGTGAAGAAAAGTGTGAGAACCATGGCCGACACTCTGGATGAGGCCGAGTCCTTTATTCATGCCACTGAAATCTGCTCCGTCCCCAAAGAGTCTAAGGGAACGGATGCCACAGATCACCCTCAGCGCAAGGATAAGTCAGACAAAAAGACCAGCTGTCCGAATGGGACATGGGCCATTGAGAAGAAAGGATATCAGGCAGACCGCTCCCAGGGACAGAAGAGAGGAAGACCCTATGACAAAGAAAGGTTTGAATACAACACTGACCTGTATACGATATTGCTAGATGTCAGTGATAGGTACGAGATTGATCAATCGTTCTCCATGAAGTCGCCGGTGGAAACTCGGGACAGCTCGCTTTACTGTAAGTTCCATTGTGATGTGGGACATGAAACAAAAGATTGCAAATCCCTACGAAGGGCTCTCGATGGACTAGCCGCTAAAGGGTTCTTGAAATCCTATCTCAGCACAAGCACAGGGGGAAGTGGTAAAAAATTCTACAAGAAAAGCAAGTCACCGTCATACCGACGTGATGGCAACGACACTGACCCAGAAATTGTAGCCGTCATCTCAGGGGGTCTAGCCGCTGGGGGCCCAACAATGAGAGGTCAAAAAGACTATGCAAGCCG GGGCAAGATCGCCACTCCTCATGACGACCCCTTAGTTATTGAATTGAAGGTAGAAAACCTCAAAGTAAGGCGTACCTTGGTAGATACGGGGAGTTCGTCGAACATTATCAGCACAGCTTGTTTAAGTCGTCTTGAACATGATCCAAAGACAATCGAAAAGATACATTATCCGATCATTGGATTCGGAGGCGGCATAATTCATCCCCAGGGGATAATCACTCTGCCCCTACGAGTTGGAGGCCGGCATCAAAGTAAGAACTTGAACGTCCGCTTTCTAATTGTAAAGGACCTCACTGCTTACAATATCATACTGGGTCGTCCAACTTTGAATCAGGCCAAGGCAGTGGTCGTCACTCATCTTATGCTCATGAAGTATGTCTGTGATAAATGTCAGGTTGGCACAATTCATGGTGATCAACAACTAGCAAGAGATTGTTACCTCACTACGCTAAGTCCCGAGGCTTAG
- the LOC130465004 gene encoding uncharacterized protein: MARKKLRRYFLAHKLVLYTDQPLKQPLTKLDAAGRMLKWAIELNAFDISYEPRKAIKGQAFADFIAEMTRPTFEKNVATRWTVYVDGSSTQNGCGAGIICQSPEGDKYEYAMRFNFQTSNNEAEYEALLAGIKMCKAAGAQEILAFSDSQLIVSQVNGDYEARDPNMIKYMQAVHQEIEHLKSFEAKQIPRTENKQADALLKLASSASCDTPRHKFWEMKDKRSIEQELCAPMVAILDRSSTWMDPIIAYKVDGKEILDDLHQGLCSSHIGGRALAEKALRTGYYWPTLREDALAMVQKSDKCQRFAHLIHRPTHPLTPIMSPIPFAMWGMDLLGPYTAAPGSRRYVIVAVDYFTKWVEAEALKNIKTSDFETPKLKEWLADHGIHSCLASVGRPQANGQVEAFNKIISEGIKKKLDEAKGLWADELPNVLWSIRTTAKNSTGETPFLLAYGAEAVLPIEMCEPTLRVMLYDENANWEMMKLALDFLPEVRGNAALRQ; the protein is encoded by the exons ATGGCCAGAAAGAAGCTGCGCCGTTACTTTCTGGCACATAAACTAGTGCTATATACAGACCAACCTTTGAAACAACCCCTTACTAAGCTAGACGCTGCTGGACGAATGCTGAAATGGGCAATTGAGCTGAATGCATTTGATATTTCATATGAGCCTCGAAAAGCTATCAAGGGACAAGCATTTGCCGATTTCATTgcagaaatgacgaggccaaCTTTTGAAAAGAATGTAGCGACTCGCTGGACAGTCTATGTAGATGGCTCGTCAACCCAGAACGGGTGTGGAGCCGGCATAATATGTCAATCTCCTGAAGGAGACAAGTATGAGTATGCCATGAGATTCAATTTCCAAACATCCAACAAcgaggcagaatatgaagctttATTAGCCGGCATAAAAATGTGCAAAGCTGCCGGAGCTCAAGAAATACTTGCCTTCTCTGACTCACAACTCATTGTGAGTCAAGTGAATGGGGACTATGAGGCAAGAGACCCTAACATGATCAAATATATGCAAGCTGTGCATCAAGAAATAGAACATCTAAAGAGCTTTGAAGCTAAGCAGATTCCCAGAACGGAGAACAAGCAGGCCGATGCCCTGTTAAAACTAGCTAGCTCGGCTTCCTGTGATACCCCGCGTCACAAGTTTTGGGAAATGAAAGATAAGCGAAGTATTGAGCAAGAATTGTGCGCTCCTATGGTAGCTATTCTTGATCGGTCGTCAACCTGGATGGACCCTATCATTGCTTACAAAGTGGACG GGAAAGAAATTCTAGATGATTTGCACCAGGGATTATGTAGCTCCCACATTGGAGGACGTGCCTTGGCAGAGAAAGCCTTGCGAACAGGTTATTACTGGCCCACGCTGAGAGAAGACGCCCTGGCTATGGTGCAAAAATCTGACAAGTGCCAGCGGTTTGCTCATCTCATCCACAGGCCGACCCACCCTCTCACTCCTATCATGAGTCCCATTCCGTTTGCTATGTGGGGAATGGACCTGTTAGGGCCATATACAGCGGCCCCTGGAAGCCGGCGCTATGTGATAGTAGCTGTtgattacttcaccaagtgggttGAAGCAGAGGCTCTCAAAAACATAAAGACAAGTGAT tttgagacgcctaagctgaaggaGTGGTTAGCAGACCACGGCATACACAGCTGCCTTGCCTCTGTGGGCCGACCTCAAGCCAATGGCCAAGTCGAAGCGTTTAACAAGATCATCTCCGAAGGGATCAAGAAGAAACTAGATGAAGCCAAGGGTCTATGGGCCGATGAGCTGCCAAacgtcttatggtccatccgcaccacggctaaaaACTCAACCGGCGAAACCCCATTCCTGCTAGCCTATGGTGCTGAGGCCGTGttgcccatagaaatgtgtgaacctacACTAAGAGTCATGTTATATGACGAGAATGCCaactgggaaatgatgaagttgGCCTTGGACTTTTTACCTGAAGTAAGAGGAAATGCAGCATTGAGGCAATaa